Below is a window of Nocardioides sp. S-1144 DNA.
CAGCCGCTGCCGGTCGTGGCCGTACTTCTTCTGCAGCTCCTTGACCTTGGGCTGGATCAGCTGCATGTTGCGCTGCGACTTGATCTGCTTGACGAACAGCGGGATGAGCAGCACCCGGATGACCAGGGTCAGGCCGATGATCGACAGTGCCCAGGAGAGCCCGCCCTCGGGGTCCATGAACGTGCTCAGCAGCTCGTGCCAGGCGAGCATGATGCCGGAGATGGCGTAGTACAGCGGCGTCATGATGAAGCTGCCGATGTCGGAGAGGAAACCCACGGGTACTCAAGCTCCTTGCTGGGAAACGGGCTGGCTGACGGGCTGGTCGGCGGGCTGGCCCGACGTGGTGGGGCGCGAGCCCCGGGGCGTGCGGGGCGGGACCTTGTCGACCCCGCCGGCCGCCCACGGGTGACAGCGTGCCACCCGACGCACGGCCAGCCACGATCCCTTGATGCTGCCGTGCACCTGCACGGCCTCGAGCGCGTAGGCCGAGCACGTGGGGTAGTAGCGGCAGACCTGCCCGTA
It encodes the following:
- the yidD gene encoding membrane protein insertion efficiency factor YidD, translating into MKYVLIALLKAYRFAISPLYGQVCRYYPTCSAYALEAVQVHGSIKGSWLAVRRVARCHPWAAGGVDKVPPRTPRGSRPTTSGQPADQPVSQPVSQQGA